One genomic region from Salvia hispanica cultivar TCC Black 2014 chromosome 2, UniMelb_Shisp_WGS_1.0, whole genome shotgun sequence encodes:
- the LOC125205406 gene encoding putative E3 ubiquitin-protein ligase UBR7 translates to MSDVFDDEVDAEPTISIGDYLKSVEEEELEADLILGGDEGKECTYGKGYVKRQAIFSCLTCTPDGNAGVCTACSLVCHDGHEILELWTKRNFRCDCGNSKFGEVYCKLLASKDVENTENMYNHNFKGTYCTCDLPYPDPNVEEQVEMIQCCICEDWFHEEHIGLQSGDKIPRDEEGEPLYEDFICQGCSVICSFLTCYPQIISAPDPSDTGKEKAVENTVLISSDTLDDDSSSTVSCLSNTKSLTVPGEGDAEAVIKGCSEVAGPSTNCIIGGTIENLPDTGNSKPLFLSKGWREFLCRCGKCSDLYAQRRISFLLDKEDSIAEYEKMGEQKRNENIQKLEGAELNFMNNLGHVEKMEILSGIADMKNEIFSFLESSDPSKPVTTADVQQLFENLAKKRKRSN, encoded by the exons ATGTCTGACGTTTTTGACGATGAAGTTGATGCTGAGCCCACGATTTCAATTGGGGATTACCTGAAATCTGTCGAAGAAGAGGAGTTG GAAGCAGATTTAATTCTGGGAGGTGATGAGGGCAAGGAGTGTACCTACGGAAAAGGGTATGTTAAAAGACAGGCAATTTTCTCATGTTTGACCTGCACACCTGATGGGAATGCTGGGGTCTGCACAGCATGTTCTTTGGTTTGCCATGATGGCCATGAG ATACTGGAACTATGGACCAAAAGAAATTTCAGatgtgattgtggaaattCAAAATTCGGTGAGGTTTACTGCAAGCTTTTAGCCAGCAAAGATGTGGAGAATACAGAGAACATGTACAACCACAATTTCAAAGGTACTTACTGCACATGTGATCTGCCTTACCCCGATCCTAATGTTGAAGAACAAGTTGAGATGATTCAGTGTTGTATTTGTGAGGACTGGTTTCATGAGGAGCATATCGGTCTTCAGTCTGGTGACAAG ATCCCTAGAGACGAGGAAGGCGAGCCACTTTATGAGGATTTCATCTGCCAAGGGTGTTCAGTCATCTGTTCTTTTCTTACTTGCTATCCTCAAATCATTTCAGCACCGGATCCTTCGGATACTGGGAAGGAAAAGGCCGTTGAAAACACTGTTTTGATATCTTCAGACACACTTGATGATGACAGTAGCTCCACTGTCTCTTGTTTAAGCAATACAAAATCTCTTACTGTTCCTGGAGAAGGTGATGCAGAAGCTGTAATTAAAGGATGCAGTGAAGTTGCTGGGCCGAGCACCAACTGTATTATTGGAGGCACAATCGAGAATCTCCCAGATACTGGGAATAGCAAACCCTTGTTTCTTTCAAAAGGTTGGAGAGAGTTTCTGTGTAGGTGTGGAAAATGTTCGGACTTGTATGCCCAGAGGCGAATTAGCTTCTTGCTCGACAAAGAGGACTCGATCGCTGAgtatgagaaaatgggagagCAGAAAAGGAATGAGAATATTCAGAAACTAGAGGGTGCTGAGTTGAACTTTATGAACAATCTGGGCCATGTTGAGAAGATGGAAATACTAAGCGGAATTGCTGACATGAAGAATGAGATATTTTCTTTCCTG GAATCGTCAGACCCCTCGAAGCCTGTCACGACTGCAGATGTCCAGCAGCTTTTTGAGAATCTTGCAAAGAAGAGAAAGCGTTCTAATTAA